The Rhodocytophaga rosea genome has a segment encoding these proteins:
- a CDS encoding class I SAM-dependent methyltransferase yields MTSTTQPFVNSLICPVCKGKIEYTDDMISCLSCHSQFPQPKKEYINLLPHEAINKKEGNWQERQQEMELWYKDLLTDINSAVSLFKHDYAPFSDYFAKLSGNILDLGGGVGVVRHYLPENCNYIVVDPSTDWLSSDWNLLSKSYPCLAEKPNFIMGVGEFLMFNDNSFDSVLAFWSINHVNDPLKVFKEVQRVLKPGGKFLVVFEDMEPWWSDFLSSSMRRQFEQERLKEMIDQKIKSSLLGNKWPVQADHIFITDKDIKEWINNRFEKINRQWIGTYLTYEFKKN; encoded by the coding sequence ATGACTTCTACTACTCAGCCTTTTGTAAATTCACTTATTTGCCCGGTTTGTAAAGGAAAAATTGAGTATACAGATGATATGATAAGCTGCCTTTCATGTCACTCTCAATTTCCTCAGCCAAAAAAAGAATACATTAATTTGTTACCCCATGAAGCAATAAATAAAAAAGAGGGCAACTGGCAGGAGAGGCAGCAGGAGATGGAGCTTTGGTATAAAGATCTGTTGACAGATATAAATTCAGCTGTATCTCTTTTTAAGCATGATTATGCCCCTTTTAGCGATTATTTTGCCAAATTGTCGGGAAATATATTGGATCTGGGAGGTGGAGTCGGAGTGGTAAGACATTATCTGCCTGAAAATTGTAATTACATAGTGGTAGATCCATCTACGGATTGGCTTAGCTCTGACTGGAATTTGCTTTCAAAATCGTACCCATGTTTAGCTGAAAAACCAAATTTTATTATGGGGGTAGGTGAATTTTTGATGTTCAATGATAATTCCTTTGATTCTGTGCTTGCTTTCTGGAGTATAAACCATGTAAACGACCCTTTGAAAGTATTTAAAGAAGTACAAAGAGTATTAAAACCCGGTGGAAAATTCCTGGTCGTATTTGAGGATATGGAACCCTGGTGGAGCGATTTTTTAAGTAGCTCCATGCGTCGCCAGTTTGAGCAGGAAAGACTAAAGGAAATGATCGATCAGAAGATAAAATCTAGTTTACTGGGAAACAAATGGCCAGTACAGGCTGATCATATTTTCATCACAGATAAAGATATAAAAGAGTGGATTAATAACCGTTTTGAGAAAATAAACAGGCAATGGATAGGAACCTATTTAACCTATGAATTTAAAAAAAATTAA